A genomic stretch from Solanum stenotomum isolate F172 chromosome 8, ASM1918654v1, whole genome shotgun sequence includes:
- the LOC125874521 gene encoding uncharacterized protein LOC125874521 isoform X2, translating into MASQNLNQLLWKILWRNLNWLLWIMKHSYSLSFLHFLLLTSFLIRTLFLLLTKNLLACLLLLPISAPLVYCVVSGAEFTNPYGIHTTAAPTSQSSSDRLSQFGTARDYHDFDMQNDLFWYREKDEDFPMPPYFGNSDGVGDPSEDKFVMSERHSAANWECKSPIDEGLKDYYYHLDKQKHLEGKGQFSCSSPLCACCKGPKGIYGEDIDINLTGTNYFQYEPTGETKTNYFIETSCNTDWVGDIKGTRDLQPKAIEKDYHSYVHRDYEPKDDRLEALEGNEPDEAADDEGGATSDELLMFEGENEFEVFNLRIIHRKNRTGFEESKDLPIVLNSIIAGRYYVTEYLGSAAFSKVIQAHDMHTGVDVCLKIIKNDKDFFDQSLDEIKLLKFVNKNDPCDEHHILRLYDYFYHQEHLFIVCELLRANLYEFQKYNRESDLEHYFTMSRLQTITRQCLEALVFLHNLGIIHCDLKPENILIKSYRRCEIKVIDLGSSCFQSDSLSLYVQSRSYRAPEVILGLPYEAKIDLWSLGCILGELCSGEVLFPNEAVVMLLARVIGMLGPVDMDMLERGQETQKYFTKDYDLYHINEDTSLLEYIIPEEMSLEHQLSVSDPLFLDFVRKLLEINPQKRFTAKEALDHPWLSHWYE; encoded by the exons aTGGCTTCTCAGAATCTGAATCAGCTCTTATGGAAGATATTATGGAGAAATCTGAATTGGCTTCTTTGGATTATGAAACATTCTTATTCCCTGTCATTCCTCCACTTCCTCCTCTTAACCTCATTTCTAATAAGAACTCTGTTTCTTCTTCTGACGAAGAATTTGTTAGCTTGCCTTCTTCTGCTACCGATTTCTGCTCCTCTG gtttattGTGTTGTCTCTGGTGCAGAATTTACAAATCCATATGGAATTCATACTACGGCTGCTCCCACTTCTCAATCATCATCTGATAGATTATCTCAATTTGGAACTGCAAGAGATTATCATGATTTTGATATGCAAAATGACCTCTTCTGGTATCGGGAGAAAGATGAAGATTTTCCCATGCCACCTTACTTTGGGAACTCAGATGGTGTGGGGGATCCTAGTGAGGACAAGTTTGTTATGTCCGAGAGACACAGTGCCGCCAATTGGGAGTGTAAATCACCTATAGATGAAGGGTTGaaagattattattatcatttggATAAACAAAAGCATCTTGAAGGGAAAGGTCAATTTAGCTGTTCATCCCCACTTTGTGCTTGCTGCAAGGGGCCAAAAGGGATTTATGGTGAAGATATCGATATCAACTTAACGGGGACTAACTATTTTCAGTATGAACCAACTGGAGAGACGAAAACTAACTATTTCATTGAAACAAGTTGCAATACTGACTGGGTTGGAGATATCAAAGGTACCCGTGACCTTCAACCTAAGGCTATTGAGAAAGATTACCACTCATATGTGCATAGAGACTATGAACCAAAAGATGATAGACTGGAAGCTTTGGAAGGCAATGAACCCGATGAGGCAGCAGATGATGAGGGAGGTGCTACTTCAGATGAGCTTTTGATGTTTGAAGGAGAAAATGAGTTTGAAGTATTTAATCTGAGAATTATACACAGGAAAAACAG GACTGGGTTTGAGGAGAGTAAGGACCTGCCTATTGTTCTAAATAGTATTATCGCCGGTAGATACTATGTAACAGAATACCTTGGTTCAGCTGCATTCAGCAAAGTCATTCAGGCTCATGATATGCACACTGGGGTAGACGTTTGCTTGAAGATAATAAAGAATGACAAGGACTTCTTTGATCAGAGTTTGGATGAGATTAAGCTTCTCAAGTTTGTGAACAAGAATGATCCTTGTGACGAGCACCATATACTGCGCTTATATGATTACTTCTACCATCAG GAACACCTCTTTATCGTTTGTGAACTTCTCCGTGCAAATTTATATGAATTTCAGAAATACAACCGAGAATCTGATCTAGAGCATTATTTTACAATGAGCAGGCTGCAG ACCATAACTCGACAGTGCTTGGAGGCACTAGTGTTTTTGCATAATTTGGGGATCATCCACTGTGATCTGAAGCCTGAAAATATTCTCATCAAAAGTTATCGAAGATGTGAGATAAAAGTTATTGATCTTGGAAGCAGTTGCTTTCAGTCAGACAGCTTGTCCTTATATGTACAGTCTCGTTCCTATAGAGCTCCTGAAGTCATCTTAGGCCTCCCTTATGAAGCGAAAATTGATCTTTGGTCTCTTGGCTGCATCTTGGGAGAACTGTGCTCTGGAGAG GTGCTTTTTCCAAATGAAGCAGTTGTTATGTTGCTTGCACGTGTGATCGGAATGCTTGGTCCTGTAGACATGGACATGTTAGAAAGGGGACAAGAGACACAAAAATATTTCACAAAGGATTATGACCTTTATCATATAAATGAG GATACTAGTCTACTGGAATACATCATCCCCGAGGAAATGTCATTGGAGCATCAGCTGTCAGTTTCTGATCCATTGTTCCTTGATTTTGTAAGAAAGTTGCTTGAGATAAATCCTCAAAAACGCTTTACGGCCAAAGAGGCCCTAGATCATCCTTGGCTTTCCCATTGGTATGAGTAG
- the LOC125874521 gene encoding uncharacterized protein LOC125874521 isoform X1 yields the protein MASVSEIKQVLEFLKNNGFSESESALMEDIMEKSELASLDYETFLFPVIPPLPPLNLISNKNSVSSSDEEFVSLPSSATDFCSSEFTNPYGIHTTAAPTSQSSSDRLSQFGTARDYHDFDMQNDLFWYREKDEDFPMPPYFGNSDGVGDPSEDKFVMSERHSAANWECKSPIDEGLKDYYYHLDKQKHLEGKGQFSCSSPLCACCKGPKGIYGEDIDINLTGTNYFQYEPTGETKTNYFIETSCNTDWVGDIKGTRDLQPKAIEKDYHSYVHRDYEPKDDRLEALEGNEPDEAADDEGGATSDELLMFEGENEFEVFNLRIIHRKNRTGFEESKDLPIVLNSIIAGRYYVTEYLGSAAFSKVIQAHDMHTGVDVCLKIIKNDKDFFDQSLDEIKLLKFVNKNDPCDEHHILRLYDYFYHQEHLFIVCELLRANLYEFQKYNRESDLEHYFTMSRLQTITRQCLEALVFLHNLGIIHCDLKPENILIKSYRRCEIKVIDLGSSCFQSDSLSLYVQSRSYRAPEVILGLPYEAKIDLWSLGCILGELCSGEVLFPNEAVVMLLARVIGMLGPVDMDMLERGQETQKYFTKDYDLYHINEDTSLLEYIIPEEMSLEHQLSVSDPLFLDFVRKLLEINPQKRFTAKEALDHPWLSHWYE from the exons aTGGCTTCTGTTTCTGAAATTAAACAAGTacttgaattcttgaagaataaTGGCTTCTCAGAATCTGAATCAGCTCTTATGGAAGATATTATGGAGAAATCTGAATTGGCTTCTTTGGATTATGAAACATTCTTATTCCCTGTCATTCCTCCACTTCCTCCTCTTAACCTCATTTCTAATAAGAACTCTGTTTCTTCTTCTGACGAAGAATTTGTTAGCTTGCCTTCTTCTGCTACCGATTTCTGCTCCTCTG AATTTACAAATCCATATGGAATTCATACTACGGCTGCTCCCACTTCTCAATCATCATCTGATAGATTATCTCAATTTGGAACTGCAAGAGATTATCATGATTTTGATATGCAAAATGACCTCTTCTGGTATCGGGAGAAAGATGAAGATTTTCCCATGCCACCTTACTTTGGGAACTCAGATGGTGTGGGGGATCCTAGTGAGGACAAGTTTGTTATGTCCGAGAGACACAGTGCCGCCAATTGGGAGTGTAAATCACCTATAGATGAAGGGTTGaaagattattattatcatttggATAAACAAAAGCATCTTGAAGGGAAAGGTCAATTTAGCTGTTCATCCCCACTTTGTGCTTGCTGCAAGGGGCCAAAAGGGATTTATGGTGAAGATATCGATATCAACTTAACGGGGACTAACTATTTTCAGTATGAACCAACTGGAGAGACGAAAACTAACTATTTCATTGAAACAAGTTGCAATACTGACTGGGTTGGAGATATCAAAGGTACCCGTGACCTTCAACCTAAGGCTATTGAGAAAGATTACCACTCATATGTGCATAGAGACTATGAACCAAAAGATGATAGACTGGAAGCTTTGGAAGGCAATGAACCCGATGAGGCAGCAGATGATGAGGGAGGTGCTACTTCAGATGAGCTTTTGATGTTTGAAGGAGAAAATGAGTTTGAAGTATTTAATCTGAGAATTATACACAGGAAAAACAG GACTGGGTTTGAGGAGAGTAAGGACCTGCCTATTGTTCTAAATAGTATTATCGCCGGTAGATACTATGTAACAGAATACCTTGGTTCAGCTGCATTCAGCAAAGTCATTCAGGCTCATGATATGCACACTGGGGTAGACGTTTGCTTGAAGATAATAAAGAATGACAAGGACTTCTTTGATCAGAGTTTGGATGAGATTAAGCTTCTCAAGTTTGTGAACAAGAATGATCCTTGTGACGAGCACCATATACTGCGCTTATATGATTACTTCTACCATCAG GAACACCTCTTTATCGTTTGTGAACTTCTCCGTGCAAATTTATATGAATTTCAGAAATACAACCGAGAATCTGATCTAGAGCATTATTTTACAATGAGCAGGCTGCAG ACCATAACTCGACAGTGCTTGGAGGCACTAGTGTTTTTGCATAATTTGGGGATCATCCACTGTGATCTGAAGCCTGAAAATATTCTCATCAAAAGTTATCGAAGATGTGAGATAAAAGTTATTGATCTTGGAAGCAGTTGCTTTCAGTCAGACAGCTTGTCCTTATATGTACAGTCTCGTTCCTATAGAGCTCCTGAAGTCATCTTAGGCCTCCCTTATGAAGCGAAAATTGATCTTTGGTCTCTTGGCTGCATCTTGGGAGAACTGTGCTCTGGAGAG GTGCTTTTTCCAAATGAAGCAGTTGTTATGTTGCTTGCACGTGTGATCGGAATGCTTGGTCCTGTAGACATGGACATGTTAGAAAGGGGACAAGAGACACAAAAATATTTCACAAAGGATTATGACCTTTATCATATAAATGAG GATACTAGTCTACTGGAATACATCATCCCCGAGGAAATGTCATTGGAGCATCAGCTGTCAGTTTCTGATCCATTGTTCCTTGATTTTGTAAGAAAGTTGCTTGAGATAAATCCTCAAAAACGCTTTACGGCCAAAGAGGCCCTAGATCATCCTTGGCTTTCCCATTGGTATGAGTAG
- the LOC125873694 gene encoding uncharacterized protein LOC125873694, giving the protein MIDTTTGYEATSFIDGSSGYNQIRMSLKDEELTAFRTSKGIYRYKVMLFDLKNARATYQRPMQNIFDNILHKNVECYVDDLVVKSRKQCDHLQDLRMVFDLLRSYQLRMNPLKCAFEVTSGKFLGFIVRHRGLEIDQVKVDAILKMVQPRNIHELKSLQGKLTYLRRFISNLARKCQPFSLLMKKGNLFEWDQACSNAFESIKSYLTKPLVLAAPVPGKPLTLYISAQERSVGALLAQENGKEKENSLYYLSRMMTPNKLKYSPIEKLCLALVFSIQKMNHYFQAHVVRLISKANPIKFAVKGQALTDFLADHPIPDDWELTNKLPDENAMAVEVQPPWKMYFDRASHRERAGARVIFVTSREEILKYSFTLTQCCSNNVAEYQALILGLEMAVDMKLLQLQVFGDSELVINQLLGSYEVKKPELRLYHDYAQKLIRWLGDVTLQHIPRNENKKVDALAALASTLTLSDQAQITICQKWIVPPDVDEENKFEHLVVVSQAEIVDWRHDLIDYLCYNILPEDPKRKTEIRHRAPRFLYYKDTLYRKSFEGVLLRCLGEEEAIQAMQETHSGVCGSHQSGTKLHFHIKRMGYYWPTMVKDCLDYARRCQACQFHANFIYQPPDVLHPTVASWPFDAWGLDMVGPLPKSSGGHLYILAATDYFSKWVEVVALKEVKKENVANFIRVNIIYRFGIPNYILTDNGKPFTNKLMDKICDLFGFKQLLPLERQIPSLRLSIQEGLTEEENACLRLEELESLDEKRLEAQQSLECYQTRLSRAFNKKVCLRSFQVGDQVLVLRRPIIISHKLKSKFTSKWDGPYVIQEVYSSGAYKIVDVDGLRIVPINGKFLKKYYP; this is encoded by the exons ATGATTGATACCACAACTGGGTATGAGGCGACGTCTTTTATTGATGGTTCATCCGGCTACAATCAGATCCGTATGTCGCTAAAGGATGAAGAGTTGACCGCATTCCGCACTTCTAAGGGCATTTATAGATACAAAGTAATGCTTTTCGATTTGAAGAACGCTAGAGCAACATACCAAAGACCTATGCAAAACATCTTTGATAACATTCTTCACAAAAATGTTGAatgttatgttgatgatttagtAGTGAAATCAAGAAAACAGTGTGATCACTTGCAAGACTTGAGAATGGTGTTTGATCTACTACGAAGTTATCAACTTAGAATGAATCCTTTGAAATGTGCGTTTGAAGTTACCTCTGGAAAATTCCTTGGCTTTATTGTACGACATCGAGGATTAGAAATTGATCAAGTAAAAGTAGATGCAATACTGAAAATGGTACAGCCAAGAAACATCCATGAATTGAAGAGTTTGCAAGGAAAGCTAACATATCTTAGGAGATTCATCTCGAATCTAGCAAGAAAGTGCCAACCATTCAGCCTCCTTATGAAAAAGGGCAATCTTTTCGAATGGGACCAAGCTTGTAGTAATGCCTTTGAGAGCATCAAGTCTTACTTGACAAAACCATTAGTTTTAGCAGCTCCTGTTCCTGGAAAGCCATTGACACTTTATATATCAGCTCAAGAAAGATCAGTGGGAGCACTCTTAGCCCAAGAGAATggcaaagagaaagaaaattccCTTTACTACTTGAGTAGGATGATGACACCAAATAAGTTGAAGTACTCGCCAATCGAAAAGCTATGTTTGGCATTAGTCTTCTCAATTCAGAAAATGAATCACTACTTTCAAGCTCACGTCGTCCGTCTTATTTCTAAAGCCAACCCCATCAAATTT GCTGTGAAAGGGCAAGCATTGACAGACTTCTTAGCAGACCACCCGATACCTGATGATTGGGAACTCACTAATAAATTACCtgatgaaaatgcaatggcTGTTGAAGTTCAACCGCCTTGGAAGATGTATTTTGATAGGGCGTCACATCGCGAAAGAGCTGGCGCTAGGGTGATATTTGTCACTTCTCGAGAGGAGATCTTGAAGTATTCCTTCACCTTAACACAATGTTGCTCCAATAATGTTGCAGAATATCAAGCCTTAATACTTGGGCTTGAAATGGCGGTTGATATGAAGCTATTGCAATTACAAGTTTTTGGAGACTCTGAATTAGTGATCAATCAATTATTGGGTAGCTATGAAGTCAAAAAGCCAGAATTGCGTCTCTATCATGACTATGCACAAAAATTGATTAGATGGCTCGGAGATGTAACTCTTCAACATATTCCAAGAAATGAGAATAAGAAAGTTGATGCTTTAGCCGCTTTGGCTTCAACTTTAACTCTGTCTGATCAAGCGCAAATCACTATCTGCCAAAAATGGATAGTACCACCGGATGTGGatgaagaaaacaaatttgAACATCTTGTAGTTGTCTCACAAGCTGAGATAGTCGATTGGAGACATGACCTGATTGATTACTTATGTTACAATATACTTCCAGAAGATCCAAAGAGAAAGACTGAAATTCGTCATCGTGCTCCTAGGTTTCTTTACTACAAAGATACTCTTTATCGAAAATCATTCGAGGGAGTCCTCTTGCGTTGTTTGGGGGAAGAAGAAGCGATTCAAGCTATGCAAGAAACACATTCTGGAGTTTGTGGATCACATCAATCTGGGACCAAGTTACACTTTCATATAAAAAGAATGGGGTATTATTGGCCAACAATGGTAAAAGATTGCTTGGATTATGCTCGAAGATGTCAAGCATGTCAATTTCATGCAAACTTTATATACCAACCTCCTGATGTATTACATCCGACTGTTGCATCTTGGCCATTTGATGCTTGGGGGCTAGACATGGTTGGACCACTACCTAAATCTTCTGGTGGTCACTTGTATATCTTGGCTGCGACAGATTACTTCTCAAAATGGGTTGAGGTTGTTGCCCTCAAAGAAGTAAAGAAGGAAAATGTTGCAAACTTCATCAGGGTGAACATCATCTATCGTTTTGGCATTCCTAATTATATACTAACAGATAATGGAAAGCCATTCACCAATAAATTGATGGATAAGATCTGCGACCTTTTTGGCTTCAAGCAAC TCCTTCCACTTGAACGACAAATACCGTCATTGAGGCTTTCCATCCAAGAGGGACttactgaagaagaaaatgcttGTCTGCGCCTTGAAGAGTTAGAATCTCTCGATGAGAAAAGGTTGGAAGCTCAACAAAGTCTTGAGTGTTATCAAACTCGTCTTTCTCGTGCTTTCAATAAAAAGGTTTGCCTAAGGTCTTTCCAAGTCGGTGATCAAGTCCTTGTGCTAAGAAGACCAATTATCATATCTCATAAATTGAAAAGCAAGTTCACATCAAAATGGGATGGACCATATGTCATTCAAGAAGTCTATTCAAGCGGAGCTTACAAAATTGTGGATGTAGACGGCTTGCGGATTGTTCCCATCAATGGAAAATTCTTGAAGAAGTACTATCCTTGA